Proteins found in one Tamandua tetradactyla isolate mTamTet1 chromosome 1, mTamTet1.pri, whole genome shotgun sequence genomic segment:
- the RPA3 gene encoding replication protein A 14 kDa subunit, translated as MADVMEFPKRRINASMLVQFIDRPVCFVGRLEKIHPTGKMFILSDGEGKNGTIELMEPLDEEISGIVEVVGRVTNKATIMCASYIQFKEDNCPFDLGLYNEAVKIIHEFPQFFPLGVVQYD; from the exons ATGGCGGACGTTATGGAGTTCCCGAAGCGGCGCATCAACGCGAGCATGCTAGTTCAGTTCATCGACCGGCCTGTATGCTTCGTAGGCAGGCTGGAAAAG attCATCCCactggaaaaatgtttattctttcagatggagaaggaaaaaatggaaccATTGAGTTGATGGAACCt CTTGATGAAGAAATCTCTGGAATCGTGGAAGTAGTTGGAAGAGTGACGAACAAGGCCACTATCATGTGTGCATCTTACATCCAGTTTAAAGAAGATAACTGTCCTTTTG ATCTTGGACTCTACAATGAAGCTGTGAAAATTATCCATGAGTTCCCTCAGTTTTTTCCTTTGGGGGTTGTGCAGTATGATTAA